The Helicoverpa zea isolate HzStark_Cry1AcR chromosome 2, ilHelZeax1.1, whole genome shotgun sequence DNA window TACTGTTTAGTTAGACAACGCATGTAATAATTTCGTTAcaattacaaaaagaaaataattgttgGAAAATGATAAAAGTGGGAAACtaggaaataaaattaattaaattacgtaaAGGAAAACTTGTAAAAACATTCGcacatttactaaaaatattttgtcatgTTAATTTCCtgcttatattataattatcctGGGAACATTTAACTATATATTTTGGCGAAAGTAATTAAATTTCGAATTACGAgttcttaatttgaaattattctTATTCAGCATTTTATTACCATGAAGGCAGGGATGATAAAACTGGCCATTACTTATAACAAGCGCCTGAATTTGAATAAGGAACGCTCAAGTTTGACTTTCGtgtagtcttttgttttggcgcgtatttattttaatggtgTATTTTATGAtgagtatattttaatttagagtACTTATGTGTTACATTCAGGTGTAAAAAATTTAAttgatttaatgaaaaatatactagagatattttatttctgtttctttttttttaactaggtaCACTTACAGGAAGAACGAGATCTCTGGTGATGTAAAAAAAGTGCAGACCGCTGAGTGCAACGACGTCACCGTTCACTTGGTTCTGGAACCTTTCCACCTGCGGCAAAAGGGAATTTTAAACAAGCTAGAATCATGTTAGTATAGTTACCTAGTACCCACGATAGATTCAGGTAGATTTGGTACAAAAAATGGTTAGAATTTTGCTAATGTGAAAAAGCAGCTTTTTACACTAAAAAGTTGTGTATTGAACAGAATTACataatctttttaattttctcaAGCAGTGAAATCATCACAAAAAAATTGCAAGctattacctacttactgtttattattaaaaaggatgaaaaataatacctttaaaaatttttctgtcgaacaatgAAGAAAAGGTAGAACAACTAACCTCTTTAGTATACGCTGTGGTCGGTATACCATAAAGAATGGGAGTGGGTAGCAAGGAGGCTGTATTCACTCCCGATGCCACTATGGATACAGTCAGAAATCTTACTAAAAGATAGAGTACTGAGTATATCAGGTACGCAGGGTAGGAATAGGCTCGAAAagtcctgaaaaaaaaacttattcaatTTTTCGCATCAAAGAAATCATTATGGTCGTAAGTCAAGGTTGTAGAGAAATATAAGAAATGAAGAAAGCGGTTAAgatttcacactagcggattttgaACGCGGTTTTTTCGTACGGAATCTATAGCGCTTTTAGGAcagtctaaaatatttttttagtttcacCTACGAAGGGCAgaataatagtttttaatagGAGCTTTATGAAAACGAAATGCTTGATTTTGTCATCACTCACCCGTCTTGATCAGGACACAATTTATTGACGAGTTGAGCCGCTTTCGACATGTTCCTACAAGAACTATATTAACTAAATCAATCAATATTACATATTATGATAAACGGCCAAGCTGTAGGTAAACCTTAAGTTAAAAATGAATATGGGTTTGCAATAGTATAATTGAGTTGAGAAATTGCAACATTTTCTGAAGGAATGATTGAAAAAATGAATGATTTGACATCTTCAGCCTTTTTACTGTGGGACAGCACTGCTGTGCCCAGACCTCTTTTCATACAgagaatgagcgttaatcactacCTACGCTTGCTCAAGATGGATTGGCGATTCCAGACTTTAAAGTTTTCATAAGATATATTCCTACACCTTGAATAAGAGAACGGCGTATAACCTGAGGTCATGAAGTATGCCCATGAGGTTAGGTTGCTATggtaacgattttttttttactcccATGAAGTTCAATTCCATATTGACCCCATATAACTGCAACTTACTGAATAAAGCTTATTGCACACTTCATCAAGTATAGGTACTTACGAGAGCACATTATAAAGCTGCAGACATATGAAGAACAGATCATTTGCGTACGTCACGAGCACAATCCCGCTGATGACGTCATCGAATCGCTTGACTAAGTGCGTCGCGCGTGTGTAATCCTCCCTTAGATTGATCCAGGTTTTTGCTGGCACGTGAGTCTGGGAAAATGATGGGTTATCTCGTTTTCTGAACTTTGTTGTTAGTGTCAGTTTCTGAGGTTCAAGTTAGCCAAAAATGTGTGTACCGGACTATAGTTATTTAACTCTACAATTAGATGAATTAATTTTGGGTCCTAACCATGGATCCTAAACAACCTATCAAAATGATGAGGCCAGGCTTAGGGCCGGCGTCAGAACACTGTTATTTTTGCTTTATCTACGAGTTTTAAAAGAGGGAagattacaaattaaaaaaatatatatcaagaATTGAgactaagaaataaaaaacttgaTAAAACAGGTTACCTTCTGAGCTTCCAACTCGATCTTCTTATTAATTTGGTTCAATATCGAAGACAGATACGTGCTAACACATACGATGAATATGTACGAGTAGTTCCAGTTCGCTGTCGTTATTAAATTCACGTACTGGGAAGATTAAAATTAGATTAATTTCTCGCATATTAAAAAAGTATCCTATCTCCATTTCTGAGCAGTCCTACCATGATTCTCCTTGTAAAATTTACGcaataaacaaactttatttttaattactatattCCCAAAAGATTAGGGGTAGGTTACTgcacttaatttaattaaaatattttttacccgacttcccaaaaaggaggagattctgaattcgtcgggatctttgtTTTATTGGAGCTGTTTTAAGGTAAAGAAATATAATGGTAActataaagttttcaaaaaaaaaactaacctgGACCATGACAGCGACTGCAACAACGTATGGTACATTCAAATCATACAACCAAGGAGATGTGACCTTCACAAATACCTCTCCGTGGTCTGTTTCGTTTTGTGAACATTCTATCACTCGGGCCACTCTTGATAATATCGATAAGAAGTGTTCCACTGAAAACATTACAGGAATGTAAGAGTCCTTAAAAACTGCAGACTTGACGGCCTATAGTTTGCCGTGCTAACCTGTCGGCCCTATGGTTGGCAGACAGTATATTTTGAGAGGAATCaagtcatttttgtttagtCGGTCTAATACTGGCCGGATACTTGATCTTACAGTTCATCTCCATATTAATTGTTATGCGCGatccaactatcggccgacccaAAGTCTGTAGTGtcaagggcgggcgttttgggggctgtcttttgtttgacgttcgaaaagtgctgattttcagcctactttgaataaatgacttttgattttgatttgtgcTTGGTAAAAACAGAATTTGCAAAAACTATACTTAATCAGAAAATCTTGTACGAAACACATATCTATAATTTCTTACACTTCAAAAAATGTGATATCATTGTATTTTCACAGTAttaaaaaatagtatttttatttaaaaaacaacataCTTACTCAAAGCCATACCAATAAAGATACAGCAAGTTATCCTGCACtttgttataatatttctaTCAACATATTCATCAAGTTTGGATCTAACAATATCTTGCATCAACGCAGGCCATTTTGAAGCGATCAGTATGAACAAAAATGTGGTGAAACACGTCGATGTAAAGAATGTTACAAAACCTAAAAGAAAACGGTTTTAtgaaacatttaattaataaagtttttgtaCTTTAGAGAGCGTTGGATAGCCACAAGAATTCAGAACATTTGTTAGTGGGATTTTGTGAAAATCtgctaaattatctaaattctTGCCCTTTTTAAGAGTCTTAACATAGCAATTGAGGTGTAGTAAAATGAATGGCgtgtttgcttgaacgtgctaatctcaagaactactggattAAATAGCTCATTTCCTTTTCgataaaggctactttttatctcgaTACATTTACTAGTTCCCACCACACGCGGTTGTGTAAAAACATTGATCAGTCACAATCATTAGACAATAGAATTTTAACTATATGCTCCTGTGTCTATATAttgaacaaaattatatttttatacagtgCCCCAATTAATACTTAAATTAAGTTAACTATTTTGTAGCTCCtacatcaaaataaacataCTTTTTTACATACCCAAAGCACTGATAGAGGTAGGTTCTCTAAACAATTTATAGATGCATAAAGTAGTTCCAATGGTCTGAGCGATCGCCATTGTTAATGAGAAGAGGAATTTCCACGTGTACACTGTGAATCTTAGAAAACATAGCACAGTAATTACTGAAAATGTCAAATGGGTTGTTTTCTCATTTGAGTTtaaagagatttctttagaaataagcattatcTTTGTAAATCCTTTCTTTCCTGTCTTATTATATGTGTGCGtacataaattgtaaataaataaaataaatataaaaggtgTAGGTTTATACTTGTAATgtggccgtgctctcgctgtgggctgataaagtgtagtctcactataagacatgccatcgacacgaaagaagaagaaagagaATAATGTGGAATAATCTGTTTTACGTTTAAATCTTGCAACTATGCTGAATTAAAATCTTTGTAAGTCTTCACCTTTTGGGTTTATTAAACGCAAAAGGCGATTTTAGGTTAAGCTAGATCAATGTTTTATTTCTCAGGAACGAGCAAAAAGTTAACGTTTTAGACGGAGTGTCCACAACAGTATTTATGAAAGGCAATATAAGAGAGATTCTTTCTCAAACAAGAAACTGTTAACATCTTTCTACTGTGAAAACTCaaccaataaataaagaaaaaaatttaAGTACAAGCATTAGGTAATTGTTTACAAGGAAATGTCAATACAATGAACGTttacttatttaagtaaatactaCTTTGGGTTGGTTTTGAGacaatgttattttttctttcatcttcaAAATCACACACATTAGTGGTTCGTGTTCCTcgtaaattaaattttcttttatcttATCATACATTAATTTACATAAGAAAATTGTGTTTTATGGTGAAAATGTTTGGGGTTGCATGTGAATTTTCCCAGATAAAGTTCAAGATTTTCGTCATGAATTAGCCTAAAGTGAGTTCACTGTTACAGGTACTTTGAAATAATCTTTACACCAAACGTTGTAATAGGTTCAGCAGCTTAAAGACTAAGCAAGTAGTTTCTATGATTAAAAATTCACAGATTTTAGCGTGGTTTTACCTCATTTTCGAAGGATCTTTTTGAAGTATACCAGTCATGGGGTTTAGGCCTATAGTTTGTCCCCATACAAGCAGAATCTTCATCGCTTTTTGGAAAGCTGTGAATTGATCTTTGACATCATTTCTTTTCTTACCAACCAATTTAtctaaaaattacatatttaaaattaattataataattaatctttatttcaaaaagttcTAAATTCTAAGACGGCAACAAAATACGTTCAATATTTGTAATAGTTTGTAACTGTTTTCTTAACTTCTCATATTTGTGAATATCATCAAGAAAAACTTACTATCAGCCAAAATCCAAGGCTTAGTACTTCGTTTTTTAGCTTCACTGGAAAATAAGAAAGcaacaatttatgaaaaaaatcctTCAGGCATGAATATTTAATGATCTATCCCATGCTTACTCGTCCAATTGAGTTTCTTGCAATACTCTGAAATTGATACTTTCTAATTCCTTCGAAATTTCTGTAAACAAATGAACGATTTGTAAATCTTATTGGCCGCTTTTATTGGCAGGAAAACACTTTATTTCTCTCCATTTTGAgattttattaacaatttttgttttgttgaatgAAGGaggaaaaaataatgtaatactgCGAGTAAGAAAGCTGATCCCATGTATGTTATTTACAAAAGACGTTAGCTTTCAGTACTTTacaatcaaatgttttttttataaccttactacaaaaaataacGAATATCCTACCGAACATTTGCCAAAAAAACAATACTATATTACtacaaaaactcaaaaattgcCATACCATAACGCTGCCCTCCAAAGCCGGtagttttcatattattttaactgTAGCTATGTTTCACGAACAATAACGTACTGTTTAACTTAAGTTTATAACCCTACAATTTGAAAACCTTCTTGTTGTCGTGTCACTTAACTAAATGATTAATGTGTATCATCAGagcatgaatattttattaggcTGTCACTTTTAGGATAATATGTTGAATGTTTGACTTAGTTATAAGGCCTAAGTCACATAGTAAGTGTAGGTAAACTTGAAAGCAAAATATTGAGGACCAAAAGAACAGTAAGGTTTGTAAAAAAACTCGAGAAACAGGGAAACACATATAACAGGAGAAACTCTCATCATTATAATATGACTACTAGCATCTAACCCATATTCCATCTGCACCGTGGggaaataattatttctgtGCTCATAAAATCTCATCACGAGCGATTGAGTCGTTTTGCCAGTTAAACAGCGTAACTTCCACGTTTACTGAACTTTCGGCTAAAGTAAGTATAATTAAAGAAATCCGAGTAAAACTGCGCCAAACAACTAGTgttataaaattcaatatttgttgAACACCGTGCGCGTTGGGTCATGAAAATCGTCAACGGGAAACAAAGAGCGTCACGTAAAATATGCGCAAAAACACCGATCAATAGCAATCGAATGCGGGATGCGTGTAATCGAATAGTATTATCGGTACGAGCAATTATCGATTATTAATCGAGAACTCGTTAATTGCCGACGAACTCTGCACTCGTTTATAAAGTGATTGGTATGTGTTGTGTTAATTTGTATTTCGGTGAATTTGTTCCATCAACGTTTTTCAGTATTGTgggttgcatttaattttgttcgATTTCGTTTATGAATGTAACTTAATATATGTGTTAATTTAATGAATTTGGCTGTAATTGACTGCGTgcgtttgttttaattataatgaacTGCTGATTACGATgtcaagtatttattttaattattggttatttaacccctctgctcgacaagattttgacatatgactttaccgttgattcggcgggatattttgaatcgcgacatggaagtcaaaaatttgtactaactttcaacacatgaattctaagtccgtaatgcctgatcagaagtattttaactataactttagagctcacttatttgacaacaacgtgcaaaggtcaaatggggtcagttaattcagaaaaagataataattacggtgtttttaagtctatcgaaaagttaggcatttcaaatttggtgaaaacttaccaataagtaatcgcatcactttctcaaacacaacacaaacgtcatatttataacattttcaatccgttgcaatacatttcgtgcacttatttatgttcaataactaaaaaatcagcacataaaatacacaataaaaatgaacaatttacaagatcagtcaagtcacagacaagtagagtttggaatggagtatttttttttttcaatcagcggtgtgcattcgatacctaaatcggaaatttattataaataatcgaataccaattttatatatacctattttttaatagcaacttatttcaattttatttattaattttaaattataggttcaatttgtttttgttgttaagaaaaaagatatttaagtttttagcattaaatttttatatgtattatttattttggtgttgcgtcattcgtaataatttttaactttaattgaatttttattacctattacggaattttaatttattcttatattatttctcaacaattctaacatttttgtttcggcggagggtatgcgggtgttctgaaatataatgcaatttgtaactaccaaaggtatgtacttatttgatgatgagaaacaataataataattgattgatttgccccgcagggcatctgaggcggatgacggggagtagcgaccccgcggggctatatatccgagtgctccagggagagtatactgtcccccatctccggcttgccggagtgaagcatgacgggggagaggtctcccgcctcttggcttgccttcaccggccggtcagagtggagtcgctagagtagggttagcagcccgctcggagggtaggtgcttcgtggtaagtggcgagtgggccggtgatgctggacccacagggagcgcgtgatctgcgtttaaagtccgccgaggtatcctcacccttcagccgctcatgtacctgttgccctcttgttgcgatttagcgactgattcccgggggcccagtaagtgagttggcgagtctccacctgccatttttacgtgtatttattacattgttatcggcaggtgccatagttcccgtagtttccccattcctagtccactagcatcccatcacaatagcccaagtagttttcatccatagttagcaatagtttagcacagaaccgggcattgtccttgggtacatttctatagtgtatacagggataatcgtcggttttgtgtcaccatttcattaaagttgtctcaaaagggcttcagcgtgttggcttcggccccacgttcgccttccaaaaatccgggactctgtagtcccgtggtcggttaaagacataataattgattgattttaaagtcaccaaatatttttaaccgaatcccaaaaaggaggtggttctcaatttggatgtttgttattggtcgaaagggtatattccccatatttgttattaggtccaggatctgatgatggaaaccttgagaaatcgagggcagctctcgaaaattgtaagcatagataaggttataacttgacactcagatgtatatctgataacactatgagacagtaaaggtttggagctgacctgatgatggagaccagagaaggtcgagggaactcgacaaccgtacttctctcgtctccatctccttcactgttgcagaggcctcgtaaatacgaataatataagcacaaacacgagaaagtttaaatattcagttgtcgagttccctcgaccttcactggtctccaccatcaggtcagctcaaagccttcactgttgaatagtgctaccaggcaaacacctgagtgataagatttcaacctatgtatttctgcaactttcgaaagtcgccctcgatttctcaaggttccatcatcagatcctgacctaatgataatgggaccacctcggaagtacacgctatcaaacaaaaaaagaatcatcaaaatcgataaataaatggctgagtaatcgcgtaacaaacatacaaaaaaaaacggtcgaattgagaacctccgctttttgggaagtcggttaaaaataagtcggcggcggccatctttccatcttggaccagctttcgatgaacagcgaactatttgccccttcaaacaataaaatcatcataaaattttgcgataactacacctaactacggctctcgtcaaatagctttgccgctcagttaaaaagttggaagtaacgaatcgccattaagtttggcagatctacaggaatcctgcacataaaacacccgaagaataagtcttcatttgccgtcttcagaaaccctaaaaaccgaagattttttttattccggctacaacgtattttctaccactgatttgctagcatttttttcaaaataaattaagtcattttacttttcctaatttattttcagattatggtaagtatacaaaagtgcaatttagtaatattataatatcaaataatataaaattattaaatcgattctttattttaacgaatcggatcattcgatgcaaaacttctatcaccgtcgccatcttgtctatgcgtcttcaaatttaaaaaaacaactaatgtaaacaaacatggcgagttcgatcagaattcccggtaattacgattggattttaaaaaggtatatttctaacgggatgctaaatatgaaaagtttgaatgcgtaataataatttaaatttatttagttattttatttagtactcacaaatgtggtttgattggaaagaaaataaatatgagcgtaaataattaggaaagtgtatgactgattcgcagaccccaattggggtctaaaccgagcttacggtgacattgatgttcagaccccgattggggtccgctacggatttgacggttaatagccaaaataacttcaaactaattgcaaacataataaatatcCTGGGAAGAGCCAGTTAACCTAAGTAACAAATAGTAACATCtgtatgtaatatttataaaactgaacATTTAGCTTAAACGCTCCAATATCAGTAACAACTTCAGCGATTTAAACATTAATAGTACGTCTATAGGCTACACCTTTTATCCAGGAGCACGGAGTACTTAGTTCTAACAGAAGGTCGAAGGCAGTAGTAAAATATAGACACAAataggtacgtacctacttaagatACGTACAGAAATGTATGTACTACGTACAATGTAGGTATATCTGATACACTCAATAACAGGCCTTATTCAGCGAAAATATACATGATCTTGTGCAAACTGAACATCGCTTTtgcgacaaaataaaaacaatacgcaaaaattctttatttttcgAACCCTACATTAATACCACAGAGTAAAAACGTCACTTTTATTTTGACAGAAAAAAATGCAGTATATCAAAATTTTGTGGGAAAATCTTTTAGGCTGTGGTACAAGGATAGGATGTAGGCTTTAATAAAGGATAAAGTCTATAGACAGAAAAAGTGTTTCCCGATCGTATCAAattctgtttatattttagctaatatttatattgataatattacatgtttttgtttgtgagatgaatttcagaaaaaaaacatggcgtcttttacaatatgttttttcaaaagaccatttttttaacatgcagtcgttatgggtagtcagtagccagtaagtctcaTACCAGTTTTACttaggagtattgggttgtccgggtaactgggttgaggaggttagataggcagtttTGCCGTGCTACCGAAAAAgggcacaactaacattttttgtcaaaatgagttatatacatattcggaatcaggaaaaaaaggcctatctgcctgattttttgtggatttttagctgcaaaataaacagaGATAGCATAAGCTTAAAGGGCACAACTACAtcactttttaagttttattacaataaaaaggcatattgtatgatgtgacttttattttacctttttactatcaaattatttaatgGAACGAACATTTTGGCAATTAATGTAGAAAGAAAAGTCACAACTGGCAGTTATGCCCTTTCTATTTACCCCTAcgctaataaatgttatataaaa harbors:
- the LOC124640262 gene encoding gustatory receptor 5a for trehalose-like; this translates as MQDIVRSKLDEYVDRNIITKCRITCCIFIGMALMEHFLSILSRVARVIECSQNETDHGEVFVKVTSPWLYDLNVPYVVAVAVMVQYVNLITTANWNYSYIFIVCVSTYLSSILNQINKKIELEAQKTHVPAKTWINLREDYTRATHLVKRFDDVISGIVLVTYANDLFFICLQLYNVLSNMSKAAQLVNKLCPDQDGTFRAYSYPAYLIYSVLYLLVRFLTVSIVASGVNTASLLPTPILYGIPTTAYTKEVERFQNQVNGDVVALSGLHFFYITRDLVLPVAGTILTYELVLFQFSSDELNKN